The Desulfosporosinus sp. Sb-LF sequence ATCAGGTTAAAACGGAACAAAAAGTTATGGCATTAACAATCAATGTGGATTGGGGCGAAGAATATATCCCAGCAATATTAGACACTTTAGATAAAGGCAAAGCACCGGCAACATTTTTTGTCACTGGACGTTGGGCTAAGAAAAATCCAGACTTGCTAAAAATAATAGCAAGCCGTGGTCACCAAATTGAGAACCATGGATATTCTCACCCGCATCCTGACCAGCTTTCCATTGGATCAAACCAAGAAGAAATCAAAAAAACCGAAAGCATTATCGAAGGCATTATTGGGCGGAAAACACGTTTTTATGCGCCTCCTTATGGGGAAAAAGGTGCATCTGGACTACGCGCTGCCCATGATTTGGGCTATCAGACCATTCTATGGACCCTAGATACTGTGGATTGGCGAACGGATAGTACGCCGGAGCTTATTGCTAAACGTATTATTAATCCAGCGATACGGTTTGGAAT is a genomic window containing:
- a CDS encoding polysaccharide deacetylase family protein: MFINLKISRRILSLGGIFFLLFAGVVAEKWITVSHSAVLKPIDQVKTEQKVMALTINVDWGEEYIPAILDTLDKGKAPATFFVTGRWAKKNPDLLKIIASRGHQIENHGYSHPHPDQLSIGSNQEEIKKTESIIEGIIGRKTRFYAPPYGEKGASGLRAAHDLGYQTILWTLDTVDWRTDSTPELIAKRIINPAIRFGIKPNKSGAIVLMHPKSNTVKALPVILDQLSREGYIFQTLDGLITFDQIGDTTS